One region of Psychrobacter sp. DAB_AL43B genomic DNA includes:
- a CDS encoding IS3 family transposase — protein sequence MEALRDSCCLSDLLKASCLPKSVFYYHRTKLESDDKYADLKQRITELYHQHKGRYGYRRVTAALKYLGIHHNHKLIAKLMRQMKLSAKIRRQKYRSYKGQQGKIAKNHLKRQFYSGHPHKRWLTDITEFKVGDNKLYLSPILDCYNNEIVSYTLSRRPTYDLVSKMLDDALAKTKACRDKALMLHSDQGWHYQMRQFGQVLKQHGIKQSMSRKGNCLDNALMEGFFGTLKCETIYIEKPQTIEDLEQQIHEYIHYYNNERIQMKLKGLSPVQYRTQSLG from the coding sequence ATCGAAGCACTAAGGGATAGCTGTTGTTTATCTGACTTACTTAAAGCCTCATGTCTGCCTAAAAGCGTCTTTTATTACCATAGAACAAAGCTTGAGAGTGACGATAAGTACGCTGATTTAAAACAGCGAATTACTGAACTTTACCATCAGCATAAAGGCAGGTATGGCTACCGCAGAGTCACGGCCGCGTTAAAGTATCTAGGGATTCATCACAACCATAAGCTCATTGCTAAGCTTATGCGTCAAATGAAGCTTAGCGCAAAGATAAGACGTCAGAAGTACCGCTCCTATAAAGGACAACAAGGTAAAATCGCGAAGAATCATTTAAAGCGCCAGTTTTATTCAGGTCATCCGCATAAACGCTGGCTCACTGACATTACTGAGTTTAAGGTGGGTGATAATAAGCTGTATTTATCGCCTATACTCGATTGTTATAACAATGAGATCGTCAGTTATACGCTCTCAAGGCGCCCAACCTATGACTTAGTTAGTAAGATGCTTGATGATGCTTTAGCAAAGACTAAAGCGTGTCGTGATAAGGCACTAATGCTGCACTCTGATCAAGGATGGCATTATCAAATGAGACAGTTTGGACAGGTGCTTAAACAGCATGGTATTAAGCAAAGTATGAGCAGAAAAGGCAACTGCTTAGATAACGCACTGATGGAAGGGTTCTTCGGGACACTTAAGTGTGAGACGATTTATATTGAAAAACCTCAAACGATTGAGGATTTAGAACAACAGATTCACGAGTATATTCATTATTACAACAATGAGCGTATTCAGATGAAACTGAAAGGACTGAGTCCTGTGCAGTACAGAACTCAGTCCTTGGGGTAA
- a CDS encoding Hsp33 family molecular chaperone HslO has translation MTQDTQAPNSADQTVGNTPDNDLRQRFFIEDSPVRGDVVRLSRSYATTIAQKPYPEAIKRLLGEMLTAASLLISTVKIDGRLSIQLQSSDSDSLLNWAMAECDQNGIIRALASWKGETDEQIQAWDQMTHAKEAFAELGAMGQGVLFINIQPDGGEPYQGIVERSHDNLADCLAHYQKQSAQIPTLINLASDGLQAGGILVQMLPRTAEETYEVEQNADAGIDDDLWTRLSVLTRTLKAEELTTLDTNEILYRLYNEEKVVAPDPVSLSFGCTCSREKCEMAIEQIGETEALDIVAEQNGTFEMDCGFCGEIYKFNKDDVAVIFAE, from the coding sequence ATGACACAAGATACTCAAGCCCCAAACTCCGCTGACCAAACTGTTGGCAATACTCCCGATAACGACTTACGCCAGCGCTTTTTTATCGAAGACTCGCCGGTGCGCGGTGATGTGGTGCGCCTATCACGCAGCTATGCGACGACGATTGCGCAAAAGCCCTATCCTGAAGCAATTAAACGCTTATTGGGCGAGATGCTGACGGCAGCAAGTTTGCTTATCAGTACCGTTAAAATCGATGGTCGCTTGTCGATTCAATTGCAATCATCAGATAGCGATAGCTTGCTCAATTGGGCGATGGCTGAATGCGATCAAAACGGTATCATCCGCGCCCTTGCCAGCTGGAAAGGTGAAACTGATGAGCAGATACAAGCGTGGGACCAGATGACCCATGCCAAAGAAGCCTTTGCTGAACTTGGCGCTATGGGTCAAGGCGTATTATTTATTAATATCCAGCCTGATGGCGGCGAGCCGTACCAAGGTATCGTTGAGCGTAGCCATGACAACTTGGCTGACTGCTTAGCACATTATCAAAAGCAATCGGCGCAGATTCCTACGCTGATTAATTTGGCATCTGATGGTTTGCAAGCAGGTGGTATATTGGTACAAATGCTACCTCGTACCGCCGAAGAAACCTATGAAGTCGAGCAAAATGCAGACGCTGGTATCGATGATGATTTGTGGACACGCTTGTCTGTATTGACACGCACGCTAAAAGCGGAAGAGTTGACCACGCTGGATACCAACGAGATTCTTTATCGCTTATATAATGAAGAAAAAGTCGTTGCTCCTGACCCTGTTTCTTTGTCATTTGGTTGCACCTGTTCACGCGAAAAATGTGAAATGGCAATCGAGCAAATCGGTGAAACGGAAGCATTGGATATCGTTGCAGAACAGAACGGTACTTTTGAGATGGATTGCGGATTTTGCGGTGAAATTTACAAATTTAACAAAGATGATGTTGCGGTAATTTTTGCTGAATAG